From one Streptomyces sp. NBC_01478 genomic stretch:
- a CDS encoding ROK family transcriptional regulator translates to MTAPLHEARSAGSARALPDTQQGMRRRNLARVMHTVSAEGPLSRAAVASRIALTRAAVSTLVDELIRSGLLEELGPERPGRVGRPGSALAVSGRGPAGIGAEVGVDHLAVCAVDLRGEIRARAVRHGVNRGRSPEPVLAELATLVRQVVAEADAEGLWPAGLAVAVPGLVARDGRTVVRAPNLDWHDTDLGALLPAELPPTVDNEANFGGLAELWLGETTPRDFLHVSAEIGIGAAVVVDGGLLRGTRGFAGELGHVPVRPDGPECACGGRGCLEQYAGEEAVLLAAGLEPGADRVGLLASRAADGDEAVRRALHDAGTALGIALTGAVNLLDPQLVVLGGALSGLAPWLLPSLEAELARRTAGPACPVSVSRLGPEGPLLGAAHSVVRAVLDDPAAVAERTGGTLPGRAVDIVAEQA, encoded by the coding sequence ATGACCGCACCGCTGCACGAGGCACGTTCCGCCGGGTCCGCGCGTGCCCTGCCCGACACCCAGCAGGGCATGCGCCGGCGCAATCTCGCGCGCGTGATGCACACGGTGAGTGCCGAGGGTCCGCTCTCGCGTGCGGCCGTCGCCTCACGCATCGCGCTGACCCGTGCGGCGGTGTCGACGCTGGTGGACGAGCTGATCCGGTCGGGTCTCCTCGAGGAGCTGGGCCCCGAGCGGCCCGGCCGGGTGGGCCGGCCGGGATCGGCGCTCGCCGTCAGCGGGCGCGGTCCGGCCGGGATCGGCGCGGAGGTCGGGGTCGACCATCTCGCGGTCTGCGCGGTCGATCTGCGCGGCGAGATACGGGCCCGTGCCGTACGGCACGGTGTGAACCGCGGCCGCTCCCCCGAACCGGTCCTCGCCGAACTCGCCACGCTGGTACGGCAGGTCGTGGCCGAGGCCGACGCGGAGGGCCTGTGGCCGGCCGGGCTCGCGGTCGCCGTGCCCGGTCTGGTGGCCCGCGACGGCCGTACGGTCGTCCGCGCCCCGAACCTCGACTGGCACGACACGGACCTCGGCGCGCTGCTGCCCGCCGAGCTGCCGCCCACGGTGGACAACGAGGCCAACTTCGGCGGGCTCGCCGAACTCTGGCTGGGCGAGACCACTCCGCGCGACTTCCTGCATGTGTCGGCCGAGATCGGCATCGGCGCCGCGGTCGTGGTGGACGGGGGGCTGCTGCGCGGAACTCGGGGATTCGCGGGCGAGTTGGGGCACGTGCCGGTGCGTCCGGACGGGCCGGAGTGCGCGTGCGGCGGGCGCGGCTGCCTCGAACAGTACGCGGGCGAGGAGGCGGTGCTGCTCGCCGCCGGTCTGGAGCCCGGCGCCGACCGGGTCGGTCTGCTCGCGTCGCGTGCCGCCGACGGCGACGAGGCGGTACGCCGGGCCCTGCACGACGCCGGTACGGCGCTCGGTATCGCGCTGACCGGCGCGGTCAACCTGCTCGATCCGCAACTGGTGGTGCTGGGCGGCGCGCTGTCCGGTCTCGCGCCCTGGCTGCTGCCGTCGCTGGAGGCCGAGTTGGCGCGGCGCACGGCGGGGCCCGCCTGTCCGGTGTCGGTGTCGCGGCTGGGGCCCGAGGGTCCGCTGCTGGGGGCCGCGCACTCGGTGGTGCGGGCCGTCCTCGACGACCCGGCGGCGGTGGCCGAACGCACCGGGGGAACCCTGCCCGGACGGGCTGTGGACATCGTGGCCGAACAGGCCTGA
- a CDS encoding APC family permease produces MSGETVQGLRRDAVGLREVLFQSVTAMAPAAAVAASIPSGAAFAGGSLPLSVLIALVACLFTASCVAELARELPAAGSVATYAAQGLHPAVGFLVGWGYVFVEALVPPLLLLQLGFTTAGTLHQEWSSYPENLWWPWALEGAAIIAVAGWYGARASARFGTVLGVFEILVFLVFAIWLIGKAGGDNTLSVFGTSHTSKDHSGFGGVFAGSVYTVLAFAGFEAAAPLAEETRDPRRTMHRAVLGAALGIGLFYVLTTYAMTVYFGPDRFSGFGASGAASWEGVARASFGLFWVLVFLAVVNSTIANANACATVSTRTAFALARIRVLPRVLAALHPRHRSPVAGIAVQTVIAVGAVLGLGFGYDPVTAFLLLATVIVTVVIGVYIVVNLACAGYFLRRRRELLKPLRHLLVPLLGIVAFVPALLTAAGLPAFDFVAELTAPVSYGGPVVGVWMAAGVVVLLVLLRRHPERIAETARVHLDEPVSTGHPQNGAVQP; encoded by the coding sequence GTGTCGGGGGAGACGGTTCAGGGGCTACGGCGGGATGCCGTCGGGCTGCGCGAGGTCCTCTTCCAGAGCGTCACGGCGATGGCGCCGGCCGCCGCGGTCGCCGCGTCGATCCCGTCGGGCGCGGCCTTCGCGGGCGGAAGTCTGCCGCTGTCGGTGCTGATCGCGCTGGTGGCCTGTCTGTTCACCGCGTCCTGCGTGGCCGAACTGGCCCGCGAACTGCCCGCCGCCGGCTCGGTCGCCACATACGCGGCACAGGGTCTGCATCCGGCCGTCGGCTTCCTGGTCGGCTGGGGCTACGTCTTCGTCGAAGCACTGGTCCCACCACTGCTGCTCCTCCAGCTCGGCTTCACCACCGCGGGCACCCTGCACCAGGAGTGGTCCTCGTATCCGGAGAACCTGTGGTGGCCATGGGCGCTCGAGGGCGCCGCGATCATCGCCGTGGCGGGCTGGTACGGAGCGCGCGCCTCCGCCCGCTTCGGAACGGTCCTCGGGGTCTTCGAGATCCTCGTCTTCCTGGTGTTCGCCATCTGGCTGATCGGCAAGGCCGGCGGGGACAACACCCTGTCGGTGTTCGGCACTTCGCACACGAGCAAGGACCACTCGGGCTTCGGCGGCGTCTTCGCAGGATCGGTCTACACGGTGCTCGCGTTCGCCGGGTTCGAGGCCGCCGCACCGCTCGCCGAGGAGACCCGGGACCCGCGCCGGACGATGCACCGCGCGGTGCTCGGCGCGGCCCTCGGCATCGGCCTGTTCTACGTACTGACGACCTACGCCATGACGGTGTACTTCGGACCGGACCGCTTCAGCGGATTCGGGGCCTCCGGCGCCGCGTCCTGGGAGGGAGTGGCCCGCGCGTCGTTCGGACTGTTCTGGGTCCTGGTGTTCCTCGCCGTGGTCAACTCGACCATCGCCAACGCCAACGCGTGCGCCACGGTCTCGACGCGCACCGCCTTCGCCCTGGCCCGGATCCGGGTACTCCCCCGCGTCCTGGCCGCGCTGCACCCACGCCACCGCTCCCCCGTCGCCGGGATCGCCGTGCAGACCGTCATCGCGGTGGGAGCCGTACTGGGCCTCGGCTTCGGCTACGACCCGGTGACCGCGTTCCTCCTCCTGGCCACGGTGATCGTCACGGTCGTCATCGGCGTCTACATCGTCGTGAACCTGGCCTGTGCGGGCTACTTCCTGCGCCGCAGACGCGAGTTGCTCAAGCCGCTACGGCACCTGCTGGTCCCCCTCCTCGGGATCGTCGCGTTCGTCCCCGCCCTGCTCACCGCGGCAGGCCTCCCGGCCTTCGACTTCGTGGCCGAACTGACCGCGCCCGTGTCCTACGGCGGACCGGTCGTCGGCGTCTGGATGGCGGCAGGGGTCGTAGTGCTGCTCGTCCTGCTACGGCGGCACCCCGAGCGAATAGCCGAAACCGCCCGTGTCCATCTCGACGAACCCGTCTCCACCGGTCATCCGCAGAACGGAGCAGTACAGCCATGA
- a CDS encoding acetamidase/formamidase family protein, with protein sequence MNDPRILTVRPEPGEYAWTFGGAPPVARITPGTVLDLYTEDCFAGRVRSEKDLVSEVCEFPFLNPQTGPFHVEGAEPGDTVAVHFVSIEPARDWAASTTVPLFGALTSTHTTATLQPPLPETVWIWQLDRTRRTALFRARDSDIEVELPLDPMHGTVGVAPANLEVRSALVPDAHGGNMDTPEMRAGVTCYLGVNVEGALLSLGDGHARQGEGETCGVAVECAMNTVVIVELLKGVATPWPRIESDTHIISTGSARPLEDAFRISQLDLVRWLVRDYGFSELDAYQFATQAVESPLANVCDTNYTCVAKIRKEWLPARETHRGLHARLRETAAALLH encoded by the coding sequence ATGAACGACCCCCGGATCCTCACGGTGCGGCCCGAACCGGGCGAGTACGCCTGGACGTTCGGCGGCGCCCCGCCCGTGGCGCGCATCACGCCCGGCACGGTCCTCGACCTGTACACGGAGGACTGCTTCGCCGGACGGGTTCGGTCCGAGAAGGACCTGGTGTCCGAAGTGTGCGAATTCCCTTTCCTGAACCCTCAGACCGGCCCCTTCCACGTAGAGGGCGCGGAGCCGGGTGACACGGTCGCCGTGCACTTCGTGTCGATCGAACCGGCGCGGGACTGGGCCGCCTCCACCACGGTCCCCCTCTTCGGCGCGCTCACCTCGACACACACCACGGCGACACTGCAGCCGCCGCTCCCGGAGACCGTCTGGATCTGGCAGTTGGACCGGACCCGCCGTACGGCGTTGTTCCGCGCGCGTGACAGCGACATCGAGGTCGAGCTGCCCCTCGACCCGATGCACGGCACCGTGGGCGTGGCGCCCGCCAACCTGGAGGTGCGTTCGGCACTGGTGCCCGACGCGCACGGCGGGAACATGGACACGCCCGAGATGCGGGCCGGGGTCACCTGCTACCTGGGGGTGAACGTGGAGGGCGCGCTGCTCAGCCTCGGCGACGGACATGCCCGGCAGGGCGAGGGCGAGACCTGTGGAGTCGCCGTCGAGTGCGCGATGAACACCGTGGTGATCGTGGAGCTGCTCAAGGGGGTCGCCACGCCCTGGCCACGCATCGAGTCGGACACGCACATCATCTCGACGGGTTCGGCGCGCCCGTTGGAGGACGCGTTCCGGATCTCCCAGCTCGACCTGGTGCGCTGGTTGGTGCGCGACTACGGGTTCAGCGAACTGGACGCCTACCAATTCGCAACCCAGGCCGTCGAGTCGCCGTTGGCCAACGTGTGCGACACCAACTACACCTGTGTGGCGAAGATCCGGAAGGAATGGCTGCCCGCGCGCGAGACTCACCGGGGGTTGCACGCGCGGCTGCGTGAGACCGCCGCGGCGCTCCTTCACTGA
- a CDS encoding N-acetylmuramoyl-L-alanine amidase, with amino-acid sequence MERARPLPSRRWLLKGASLAAVPYALLPDARADAQAQAVDYPSAEWQPATTSNYTASNRPTGYPVDRVIIHVTQETYPKTLSIFQNPQKKVSAHYLVRSADGHVAQCVRETNIAWHAGNWNFNTRSIGIEHEGWVNQPEWFTDALYEQSAGLTAAICTKYGLPKDRAHIIGHYEVPGTDHTDPGPKWDWPRYMRMVGLA; translated from the coding sequence ATGGAACGGGCACGACCGCTCCCGAGCAGGCGATGGCTGCTGAAGGGGGCCTCCCTCGCCGCCGTCCCCTACGCGTTACTTCCCGACGCGCGGGCCGACGCCCAGGCCCAGGCCGTCGACTATCCGTCGGCCGAGTGGCAGCCGGCGACCACCTCCAACTACACGGCGTCCAACCGTCCCACCGGCTATCCGGTCGACCGCGTGATCATCCACGTCACGCAGGAGACATACCCCAAGACCCTGTCCATTTTCCAGAATCCGCAGAAGAAGGTGTCCGCCCACTACCTCGTGCGATCGGCCGACGGGCATGTGGCCCAGTGTGTGAGGGAGACCAATATCGCCTGGCACGCGGGGAACTGGAACTTCAACACCCGCAGTATCGGGATCGAGCACGAGGGGTGGGTGAATCAACCCGAGTGGTTCACCGACGCGTTGTACGAGCAGTCGGCCGGACTCACGGCGGCGATCTGTACGAAGTACGGGCTCCCCAAGGACCGGGCACACATCATCGGGCACTACGAGGTGCCGGGCACCGACCACACCGATCCGGGGCCGAAGTGGGACTGGCCGCGCTACATGAGGATGGTCGGTCTTGCCTGA
- a CDS encoding GAF domain-containing protein produces MTDPWVALEPGADPAERVRVLRRAHETFAVAGTVPQPVRSVVADSWRRSARAGVGPEGTARVELTDGDLGVYRAEHPLARVMPLIRELVGTFAVDGAHLLAVCDAQGRLLWVEGDPATRRKAGRMNFVPGARWSESAVGTNAPGTAVAVDRPVQVFAAEHFIRRVQPWTCAAAPVHDPRTGRVLGAVDITGGDGLAHPHSLGFVQAVARAAESQLALLAPEQTPVDGPELMALGRDEAQLCVDGRKMRLSRRHSEILVLLARHPEGLTGDELLCALYEDESVPPVTLRAELARLRRLLGPGLLASRPYRLTLPVESDVAIVERRLEGGAVTGAASAYTGPLLPGSQAPAVVRLRTRLADGLRTALIARRDPDLLADWAHAPWGEDDLDVWRALAAIRPTAPVRSRLDALESELAAPAAWSHRTGR; encoded by the coding sequence TTGACCGATCCATGGGTGGCCCTGGAGCCGGGGGCCGACCCTGCCGAGCGGGTGCGGGTGCTGCGCCGGGCGCACGAGACGTTCGCCGTGGCGGGTACGGTGCCGCAGCCGGTGCGGTCGGTGGTGGCCGATTCCTGGCGGCGTTCCGCGCGGGCCGGTGTCGGTCCCGAGGGTACGGCGCGGGTGGAACTGACGGACGGTGACCTGGGCGTCTATCGGGCGGAGCATCCGCTGGCGCGGGTGATGCCGCTGATCCGGGAGTTGGTGGGCACGTTCGCGGTGGACGGCGCGCATCTGCTTGCGGTGTGCGACGCGCAGGGCAGGCTGTTGTGGGTCGAGGGGGATCCGGCGACCCGGCGGAAAGCGGGCCGGATGAACTTCGTGCCGGGTGCGCGCTGGTCGGAGAGCGCGGTGGGGACGAACGCGCCGGGTACGGCGGTCGCCGTGGACCGGCCTGTGCAGGTGTTCGCGGCCGAGCACTTCATCCGGCGGGTGCAGCCGTGGACGTGCGCGGCGGCTCCGGTGCACGATCCGCGCACGGGACGGGTGCTCGGTGCCGTGGACATCACCGGCGGGGACGGGCTGGCGCATCCGCACAGCCTGGGCTTCGTGCAGGCGGTGGCGCGGGCCGCCGAGTCCCAACTGGCGCTGCTCGCCCCGGAGCAGACGCCGGTCGACGGACCCGAGCTGATGGCACTGGGCCGGGACGAGGCCCAACTGTGCGTCGACGGCCGCAAGATGAGGCTGAGCCGCCGGCACAGCGAGATCCTGGTGCTGCTGGCCCGGCATCCCGAGGGACTGACCGGCGACGAGTTGCTGTGCGCGCTGTACGAGGACGAGTCGGTGCCGCCGGTGACCTTGCGGGCCGAACTGGCGCGGCTGCGCAGGCTGTTGGGGCCGGGGCTGCTCGCCTCGCGTCCCTACCGGCTCACGTTGCCGGTCGAGTCCGACGTGGCGATCGTCGAGCGGCGGCTGGAAGGGGGCGCGGTCACGGGGGCGGCGAGCGCGTACACGGGTCCGTTGCTGCCCGGTTCGCAGGCACCGGCGGTGGTCCGGCTCAGGACCCGCCTCGCCGACGGCCTCCGTACGGCGCTGATCGCCCGCCGCGACCCCGACCTGCTGGCGGACTGGGCGCACGCGCCGTGGGGCGAGGACGACCTCGACGTATGGCGGGCGCTCGCGGCGATACGGCCGACGGCGCCGGTGCGTTCTCGACTCGACGCGCTGGAGTCCGAGCTGGCGGCACCGGCCGCGTGGTCACACCGGACGGGCCGTTGA
- the exaC gene encoding acetaldehyde dehydrogenase ExaC: MTRYAAPGTEGAIVSYQARYDHFIGGEYVPPARGQYFENPSPVNGQPFTEIARGTAEDVERALDAAHAAAPGWGRTSVTERSDILLKIADRMEANLEPLAVAESWENGKPVRETLAADIPLAIDHFRYFAGAIRAQEGSLGEVDDDTVAYHFHEPLGVVAQIIPWNFPILMATWKLAPALAAGNAVVIKPAEQTPASIHYWMSLIADLLPPGVVNIVNGFGVEAGKPLASSPRVAKVAFTGETTTGRLIMQYASENIKPVTLELGGKSPNIFFDDVSSANDDFLDKALEGFTMFALNQGEVCTCPSRALIQRGHYSDFLQAAVARTELIKPGHPLDTDTMIGAQASNDQLEKILSYLDIGRQEGAKILTGGERLDYDGELKGGYYVQPTIFEGHNRMRIFQEEIFGPVVSVTSFDDFDDAIKVANDTLYGLGAGVWTRDINTAYRAGRAIQAGRVWTNCYHAYPAHAAFGGYKQSGIGRENHKMMLDHYQQTKNLLVSYSPKKLGFF; encoded by the coding sequence ATGACCCGTTACGCGGCACCCGGCACCGAGGGCGCGATCGTCTCCTACCAGGCGCGCTACGACCACTTCATCGGCGGCGAGTACGTGCCGCCGGCCCGCGGGCAGTACTTCGAGAACCCGTCCCCGGTGAACGGGCAGCCGTTCACGGAGATCGCGCGCGGCACCGCGGAGGACGTGGAGCGGGCGCTGGACGCGGCGCACGCGGCGGCGCCGGGCTGGGGCCGGACGTCGGTGACCGAGCGGTCCGACATCCTGCTCAAGATCGCCGACCGGATGGAGGCGAACCTGGAGCCCCTCGCTGTCGCGGAGAGCTGGGAGAACGGCAAGCCGGTCCGCGAGACGCTCGCCGCCGACATCCCGCTCGCGATCGACCACTTCCGCTACTTCGCGGGGGCGATCCGGGCACAGGAGGGTTCGCTGGGCGAGGTCGACGACGACACGGTGGCGTACCACTTCCACGAGCCGCTCGGGGTCGTGGCGCAGATCATCCCGTGGAACTTCCCGATCCTGATGGCGACATGGAAGCTGGCGCCGGCGCTCGCGGCGGGCAACGCGGTCGTCATCAAGCCGGCCGAGCAGACCCCGGCGTCCATCCACTACTGGATGAGCCTGATCGCGGACCTGTTGCCGCCGGGCGTGGTGAACATCGTCAACGGCTTCGGCGTCGAGGCGGGCAAGCCGCTCGCGTCCAGCCCGCGCGTGGCGAAGGTCGCCTTTACCGGCGAGACCACGACAGGGCGGCTGATCATGCAGTACGCCTCCGAGAACATCAAGCCGGTCACGCTGGAGCTCGGCGGCAAGTCGCCGAACATCTTCTTCGACGACGTGTCGTCGGCGAACGACGACTTCCTCGACAAGGCGCTCGAAGGCTTCACGATGTTCGCGCTCAACCAGGGCGAGGTGTGCACCTGCCCGTCCCGGGCGCTGATCCAGCGCGGCCACTACTCCGACTTCCTCCAGGCGGCCGTCGCCCGCACGGAGTTGATCAAGCCGGGGCACCCGCTCGACACGGACACGATGATCGGCGCGCAGGCGTCCAACGACCAGTTGGAGAAGATCCTCTCCTACCTGGACATCGGCCGGCAGGAGGGCGCGAAGATCCTCACCGGCGGTGAACGACTCGACTACGACGGCGAGTTGAAGGGCGGTTACTACGTCCAGCCGACGATCTTCGAGGGCCACAACCGGATGCGGATCTTCCAGGAGGAGATCTTCGGGCCGGTGGTCTCGGTAACCTCGTTCGACGACTTCGACGACGCGATCAAGGTCGCCAACGACACGCTGTACGGTCTCGGGGCCGGTGTGTGGACCCGGGACATCAACACGGCGTACCGCGCAGGCCGGGCGATCCAGGCGGGGCGGGTGTGGACGAACTGCTATCACGCGTATCCCGCGCACGCGGCGTTCGGCGGCTACAAGCAGTCCGGCATCGGTCGCGAGAACCACAAGATGATGCTGGACCACTATCAGCAGACGAAGAACCTGCTCGTGTCGTACTCGCCGAAGAAGCTGGGCTTCTTCTAA
- a CDS encoding TetR/AcrR family transcriptional regulator: MVRYTKEHKQETRQRIIATAGRRLKQDGIDGSGVATLMKDAGLTNGTFYAYFASKDHLVATAVADQMRAQHENIVALAAPGRAGLEQLIRWYFSPEQRDNIEDGCPNAALLDEIARSTDPTRQAYTDGALVLIDGFAARLAPHDPPSARVRALGLLGMMAGTLQLSRALTDRQLADQLLEQGMRNALALLDTEQHN, from the coding sequence ATCGTGCGGTACACGAAAGAACACAAGCAGGAGACACGGCAGCGGATCATCGCAACGGCCGGTCGCCGGCTCAAGCAGGACGGCATCGACGGCTCCGGCGTCGCCACGCTCATGAAGGACGCGGGCCTGACCAACGGCACCTTCTACGCCTACTTCGCCTCCAAGGACCACCTCGTGGCCACCGCGGTCGCCGACCAGATGCGCGCCCAGCACGAGAACATCGTCGCGCTGGCGGCGCCCGGCCGTGCCGGACTCGAACAGTTGATTCGCTGGTACTTCTCCCCCGAGCAGCGCGACAATATCGAGGACGGCTGCCCCAACGCCGCCCTGCTCGACGAGATCGCACGCTCCACGGATCCCACCCGGCAGGCCTATACCGACGGCGCGCTGGTCCTCATTGACGGCTTCGCCGCCCGCCTGGCACCCCACGATCCACCTTCGGCACGTGTGCGGGCACTTGGCCTCCTCGGCATGATGGCCGGGACACTGCAGCTCTCCCGTGCCCTGACCGACCGGCAGCTCGCCGACCAACTCCTCGAACAGGGCATGCGCAACGCCCTCGCACTGCTGGATACCGAGCAGCACAACTGA
- a CDS encoding SMP-30/gluconolactonase/LRE family protein: MKRNVGIALAVTATAAVLVSAPSASAWTGHAYSGSVVTDVKTAATFDFAAGEIPENITANLDGSVTLSMLGSCAVCERTHGPELMRLSPSGERTVLATGQVGEAISGNARGSDGTVYYALWAPGNAARNGVYKLLADGTPERIAALAPDSGPNGLAVAPDGRTLYVADSLKGIVWSVPVAGGSVTPWLTDAALAPVPTEALPIGANGLRFHNGALWVSNFNKGTLLRVPVTTTGVPGPLRQVAGGLPNIDDLSFLTPRSDVVFAAQNGSSSNNGPDRVVAIYPNGTYKPVLTSADGLASPSATAVRGNRLYITDGGVPEPHDAKLQTARINFPALLAGAAH; this comes from the coding sequence GTGAAGAGGAACGTCGGGATCGCGCTGGCGGTCACCGCGACGGCGGCCGTCCTGGTCTCGGCGCCATCCGCGTCCGCGTGGACGGGACACGCGTACAGCGGTTCCGTTGTCACCGACGTGAAGACCGCGGCGACGTTCGACTTCGCGGCCGGCGAGATCCCCGAGAACATCACCGCCAACCTCGACGGCTCGGTGACCCTGTCCATGCTCGGGAGCTGCGCGGTGTGCGAGCGCACCCACGGACCGGAGCTGATGCGTCTCTCCCCCTCCGGAGAGCGCACGGTGCTCGCCACCGGGCAGGTGGGCGAGGCGATCAGTGGCAACGCCCGCGGCAGTGACGGCACCGTCTACTACGCGTTGTGGGCCCCGGGCAACGCGGCCAGGAACGGCGTGTACAAGCTGCTTGCGGACGGCACCCCTGAGCGCATCGCCGCGCTGGCCCCCGACTCAGGCCCCAACGGGCTGGCTGTCGCCCCGGACGGACGCACGCTCTACGTCGCGGACAGCCTCAAGGGCATCGTCTGGTCCGTTCCCGTCGCGGGCGGATCGGTGACGCCGTGGCTGACCGACGCCGCTCTCGCGCCGGTGCCCACCGAGGCCCTGCCGATCGGTGCCAACGGGCTCAGGTTCCACAACGGCGCCCTGTGGGTCAGCAACTTCAACAAGGGCACCCTGCTGCGCGTACCGGTCACCACCACCGGCGTGCCCGGCCCCCTCCGCCAGGTCGCGGGCGGCCTGCCCAACATCGACGACCTCAGCTTCCTGACTCCCCGCTCCGATGTGGTCTTCGCGGCGCAGAACGGCTCCTCCTCGAACAACGGCCCGGACAGGGTCGTGGCGATCTACCCGAACGGCACCTACAAGCCCGTCCTGACCAGCGCGGACGGTCTCGCCTCACCCTCCGCCACCGCCGTCCGCGGCAACCGGCTGTACATCACCGACGGCGGCGTCCCCGAGCCCCACGACGCGAAACTGCAGACCGCCAGGATCAACTTCCCCGCTCTCCTCGCCGGCGCGGCACACTGA
- a CDS encoding oxidoreductase has protein sequence MATTQPVALVTGASSGIGKETAHALAAAGFEVIGTARNTARVTAPAGVTYLDLDVTSDDSVASVVKQVIDRFGRIDVLVNNAGVGANGAAEEFSVARTQEVFDVNVYGIMRMTKAVLPHMRAQRRGRIINVSSLSGFVPSPFMAIYTATKHAVEGYSGSLDHEVREHGVRILLVEPGPINTPFGDHSVQGDTPLPLYASGRRTFDEVLAKNTSGGDDPAAVAKVIVAAATDRNPKLRRTAGSTAASISVLHRVLPGRIFDRIVRRFNRMPN, from the coding sequence ATGGCGACAACCCAACCGGTGGCGCTCGTGACGGGTGCCTCATCGGGCATCGGCAAGGAGACGGCCCACGCCCTCGCCGCGGCGGGCTTCGAGGTGATCGGAACCGCTCGCAACACCGCGCGGGTCACCGCGCCCGCCGGGGTGACCTACCTCGACCTCGACGTGACCAGCGACGATTCGGTCGCCTCCGTGGTCAAGCAGGTGATCGATCGGTTCGGGCGCATCGACGTCCTGGTCAACAATGCCGGCGTCGGCGCCAATGGCGCCGCCGAGGAGTTCTCCGTCGCCCGGACGCAGGAGGTCTTCGACGTCAACGTCTACGGCATCATGCGGATGACCAAGGCGGTTCTGCCGCACATGCGCGCTCAGCGGCGCGGACGCATCATCAACGTCTCCTCCCTCAGCGGGTTCGTCCCCAGCCCGTTCATGGCCATCTACACCGCGACCAAGCACGCGGTCGAGGGCTACTCCGGGTCGCTGGACCACGAGGTCCGCGAGCACGGCGTCCGGATCCTGCTCGTCGAGCCCGGCCCGATCAACACCCCGTTCGGGGACCACAGCGTGCAGGGCGACACCCCATTGCCGCTCTACGCGTCGGGGCGGCGCACCTTCGACGAGGTGCTGGCGAAAAACACCAGCGGCGGCGACGATCCCGCCGCCGTGGCCAAGGTGATCGTCGCGGCAGCCACCGACCGGAACCCGAAACTGCGGCGCACCGCCGGCTCGACGGCCGCAAGCATCAGCGTGCTCCACCGCGTCCTTCCGGGGCGGATCTTCGACCGTATCGTCCGCAGATTCAACCGGATGCCGAACTGA
- a CDS encoding TetR/AcrR family transcriptional regulator, giving the protein MPVAPRSVGRRERNKQEKFDRIVAAATELFAEHGIDEVTTQQIADKADIGTGTLFLYAKTKGELLLLVQNAKYAEALEQGRADAEAIPGVLDAVLAIVRPIVECNRTQIDNGRTYLREMVFGDPEEPRHGAALAIVAQTEEAIAAVLRRDERVTEGDAATLAHIVSAVMFLSTAASVNIALSVEEIVQDIRGQVDVLLPR; this is encoded by the coding sequence ATGCCTGTCGCCCCCCGGTCGGTCGGACGGCGCGAGCGGAACAAGCAGGAGAAATTCGACCGCATCGTCGCTGCCGCCACTGAGCTGTTCGCCGAACACGGCATCGATGAGGTCACGACCCAGCAGATCGCCGACAAGGCCGACATCGGCACCGGGACCCTGTTCCTTTACGCCAAGACCAAGGGCGAACTCCTCCTCCTGGTCCAGAACGCCAAGTACGCCGAAGCACTTGAGCAGGGCCGTGCGGACGCCGAGGCCATCCCAGGCGTGCTGGACGCGGTGCTGGCGATCGTCCGGCCGATCGTCGAGTGCAACCGCACCCAGATCGACAACGGACGCACCTACCTGCGAGAGATGGTCTTCGGCGACCCCGAGGAGCCCCGGCACGGCGCGGCCCTCGCCATCGTCGCGCAGACCGAGGAGGCCATCGCCGCCGTGCTGCGCCGAGACGAGCGGGTCACGGAGGGCGACGCCGCGACGCTGGCACACATCGTGTCCGCCGTGATGTTCCTCAGTACGGCGGCGAGCGTGAACATCGCCTTGAGCGTCGAGGAGATCGTGCAGGACATCCGGGGGCAGGTCGACGTCCTGCTGCCTCGCTGA